The sequence gAGGATGACCATTTGGAAGACAAGTTGATTTGGCAAGAGCAAGCCATGCTTCTGCTCTGCTCCCAGTCCCCTGACACACCCTTGGCTGTCTTTGATGGACAGGTAGGAGAGACACAGCTGAAAGTCCTCCAGGACCCTCTCACACAGTCTCTCCAGTTCCAGCTGCCTTCTGCCATTGGGCTTCAGGAGTGTCTGGAGATACACAAAGCTGATCAGCAACCTTTTCACATCTTCACGCCCCATCTACTCTGGACCTAGTTTCCCTAGCACACCATGTGGAAGCTGTCTGTATTCATCCTCAATATTCAGAGAGATTTCCTCAAGACCCAAGATGGCTCCAGTGTGGGGTACTTTTGAATAGAGGCAACACTGATAAAAACACGTAGCCTCGACATAATAAAATTTAGCTCCAGACAGAGTTGCTGGGTGCATGAAGGGCAAGCCCATCTCGGGAATTAGAGACAGAGCTCTCTAGTAATATCGTTTAGTTTGCTTCTCTCCGGAGTCCATGAACTCCTTCAAATAGTTGTACAAGTCTCCAATTCGAAGTAGACAACGATGACAGAACTTCCTGGCCCAGTCCATTTCTTCCACAGAGGGAGAGCCTGCCCTCCTCGCTTGACTCACAGGCTGGCTTGAAAGCCAGTAGTTGTAGTTTTCCAAATTTAGCTCAAACTGTGCTTgcacagaaaagaaaatgcaatggTAGACATGAATTCCATTTTTGAAGTACTCCCGGTAAGCACTTTCTGGGCTCCAACAATCCACATGTGCTTCCCTTGGTCAACACCCTTCCTTAGGGTGTTGAGATCATAGTACACTTTCCTCCACAGAAGCTCTTCTGTGGCCATACCATAATCCCCTGGGCTCAGCAGGATGAGTCCAAAGGCAAATTGTTCAAGTTGGCTCCTTAGGGCCGAATTGTGGGCCTGGAAAACTTCTTGCCAGCAGGACGTCCAGCTGCTGAGCTGATTCCACAATCTTCAGGAGAagttgtttggtttggtttggttccATAGTTACAGATCACTCTTCACCTGTCGGTTTGGTAACTGCTGCAGTGAAGTCTAAGTCCACTGTTCCCAGAAAATCACAGATCCCCCAAGGAAATGGAGACGGAGAGAACACGTCCCTCACCCACCTGGTGCAGTGAACTCCAAGTCCACTCTTTCCAGGAAATCACGGGTCTCTTCAGGGAAACGCAGACCGAGAGTACACGTCTGCCACCTAACTTGGTGCAGTGAAGGAATGAATAGCCGGCAGGCAGAACCCTGCTTTATATgctccaccacctcctcctcctcctccacttcctcttccttcacatcctcctcttcctccttcccctccttctcttcttccttcttctcctcttcctccttctcctcctctttcaacattgaccaatgtatcagtgtcccatttttcccacatctcctccagatataatgatctggttctgctatTGGATATGATATCAGtggaatctaacctattccactgatcaactagtctattttttagccagtacccaatggttttgatgactgctgctttataatatattttggaaCTAGGAACAGGCCTTCAAGGAGTGTTTCGAAAACTGTGGGAAGAGTTTACACCCTCAGGGACCTTCCAGGACTGGGCACTTCCTTAAGTACCTGcttgttaagcatttactttaCCTTCCTCCCCACCAAGacgaatttttttttaataactttttattgacagaacatatgcctgggtaatttttaacattatcccttgtactcatttctgttctgacttttcccttccttccctccaccccctgccctagatggcaagcagtcttatacatgttaaatatgtttccgtatatcctagaaacaatatatgtgtgcagaaccaaacagttctcttgttgcacagagagaattgaattcaaaaggtaaaaataacatgaaaagataaacaaaaatgcaaacagtttatagtcatttcccagtgtgctttctttgggtgtagctgcttctatccatcattgatcaattgaaactgagttagatcttctctttatcaaagatatccacttgttgaagtatataatgatctggttctactcatttcactcagcatcagttcatgtaagtctctccaagcctctctgtattcatcctgctggtcagttcttacagaacaataatattccataatatttacataccacaatttacccaaccattctccaattgatgggcattcattaattttccagtttctagccactacagaaagggctgccacaaacattttggcacatacaggtccctttcccttctttagtatttctttgggatataagcccagtagtagcactgctggatcaaagggtatgcatagtttggtaacttttggggcatcattccagattgttctccagaatggttagattcgttcacaactccaccaacaatgcatccatgtcccagttttcccacatcccctcctacattcatcattcttttttcctgtcatcttagccaatctgacaggtgtgtagtggtatctcagagttgtcttaatttccatttctctgatcaatagtgatttgtaacactctttcatatgaatggaaatggtttcaatttcatcatctgaaaattttctgtgtctgatactaaaaattttaattttaaaaaaatagtctctTCCATACAAAAACTCATTGTCTcatgaaaaaggtaaaatgaacatTTGTAGgtacattcaaaacatttataGGCGTATGcagcaaaaaaatacaaaaatttagaGGCAAATAccataaaaatattaacataagtatatagatcaaaaagaaatataaagcaacTATAAGGTATCTTGATGGGGAAGAAATTAGCAAGTGGGGGACCAGAAAATGCCATGTGTAGAATGTGGCACATCAAGTAGAAATTCAAAAGACAGAGGTGATGAAGGAGAACATTCTGGTCATAGAGACAGCTAATGAAAAAAGTATGGAAATGTGAACTAGAGTGtgataaatgagaaaaagcaagTAAGACAATATTCCTAGACTGCTGAATCCACAGAGGAAAGTAATATTAAGAATATTGTGTAAAGATAGGATGGAGCCAAGTTGTGAAGAGCTCTAAATGCCAAACAAGgaagtttctattttattgtgAATTTAAAACTATTAACTTTCATTGAATGCAGTTGTCACAGTCagatttctcctttaggaaaatCTTTAGTATTTGTCTAGAAATGAGATTGAAGAGAGAAGCTTAGGTCATGGAGACAAGTAGGAAACCATCACAACACCTGAAGTAATAAGTAATGGATAGTAAGGACCTGGAGTATGTTGGTAGAAAGAAGGGAGCAACTCTGTTCCTACTGAAAAAGTTTTGGTCACAATCAAGAAAGATGCTACCTTTGCAGaacattctgtttatttttccataCACATGCAGtctttttatattctaaaaaaattctattttgccAAAGAGTTTACTTGTAAAGATGCCtttaataatcacaataataataataataaataacttttaattatttgatgTTTGCAAAATACTCGACatgatatcttatttgatccttgtaGTAGCCCAGTGAAGTTAAGGCAATTATTATTgctcttttataaatgaaaaaaaattaaaagtaatggAGGTAGGATCACTAGGTAAAGGTGACAGAACTCATAGTGTCTGGggcaagattttaactcaggtatTCGAAGCTGATGTCCAGAATTATTTCACTATGGCACTAGGATGCTTCCTTTAGTGTCTCCCcatgaaattttaaagaataaaaattcaattcacatACAATTTTCCATAAgtgtatatatgcacaaaatagaaaataaaagtgattGTATTCTTTGGAAAACTATTTATACacaaagatacatacatacacatgcgtgcacatacacacacacacacacacactcacacacacacagagtccctGCAAACTAAAAagcaaacaagtaaaaaaaatcataatatttatgctctttttttgatcatggctttcaagtagtctaaattctttattttatttgatctattttctaggtcaattgttttcttatgagatatttcacattttcttgttgtctcatggtGTCATTATCTTCCTCTTGCCCAATCctaatttttagggaattgttttattttcactgaaaatttgtttttcctttttctatttggccaattttgctttttaaactctttttcttcaatgaatttttgtgtctGTTTTACCATtacaccaattctgtttttcaaggtgttattttctttaatggttttttgtaaattgtttttactAAGCTATTAATTCCCTTTTCATAATAGCTTGATTCCTTCCCCAATCATTCCTCTATTACTCTTTTCCTTAAACTATTCTAAGAGTTTTATTGGGCTTGGGTACAATTAGCATTTCTCTTTGAGCTTTTATTTGCTGTTTTCAAattgttgtcttctgaatttgCTTTCCTTCATCCACAATTACTAATACTTCTCTTTGCCTTGAAATTGCATGGCTCCTACCTCTTCATGACTAACCACAAGCTTTCCTCTCTGCACTACAATTCTGACCCAGAACTGCTTATTGATAAAAAGAATTTCCAAACAGCACCAACAatacccagtgccagcaaagggtcCCGTATAATCTTTTTCTTATCAGCTGTTCAATTCCGTTAGAGTTTCTTTCCACAAAGCTCCTGAAACTGCTACACCTGCTGCCAATGCCACATGAACACTTCTAGTTCCACCGCTGCTGCTTTTTCTGCACCACTCTCATGGCATAGACTTTTCctgatgaaattataaaatgtCTCACTTGGAcattttgttggctctgccagtataaaatttgatttcaggagttgttttaaagttgtttggatgGGAATGTTGGGAGAATTTGGTGAGATGTTATCCTGTTATTCAGCATGTTGGCTCTGTcctgaaatttcattttcttcaaaatgcATTCTGGACAAAAGTAGTGGCAGTTTCaatgatatatttaattattattttagtataatcacattatttaaaatttttattatatattattatttaaactgCTACAATATTCATCCACAAtgctttatgaaaaaataaatttcaaattatgATGATAAGAAGGTAGTATACTTACTAGTTTTTATGGCATTAAAAATTGTAGCTTGAATGCACAGTATTGAAGCTGTTTTGAAGCAGAAGGAATTGATTAAAATGGcatgaaataatttaacaaagtaaaatttTGAAAGGTAACACAGAATAGACtatctggaatttttttccaacgatttttcttcatgatttttgcTACTTATATCAACGTATACCTTTATAATTTTTGATAGCAAACATAATCTTTTGGATCATATCTTTGAAGGCTTGTTTCACTTGCTGGTTTCTTCGGGTATAAATAAAAGGATTCAGCAAAGGGACAACTGACGTATTGAGCACAGCTATTCCTTTGCTTAATGCCACCCTTTCATTTGCAGAGGGCTTAATGTACATTAAGATGCAGCTTCCATAAGAAATTGAGACAACAATCATGTGAGAAGAACAGGTGGAAAAAGCCTTTTTCCTCTGTTGAGCAGAAGGGAATTTCAGAATTGTCCTAATGATGTATGTATAGGAGAGAATCACTAGTACCAATGTGACCATTAGTGTTACCACAGCTAGGGTAAAAGGCATTAGCTCTAAAAAATGTGTGTCTGAGCAAGAGATTTGCAGGATGGGAGAAGAGTCACAGATGAAATGATCAATGACATTGGAAGCACAGAATTCCAGTTTAAGTCCCATGATCAGTGGTGGAAAGATAATAAGAAAGCTGGTTATCCAAGAACTGAGTACAAGCTGATAACAAACTCGGTTGCTCATGATGGTTGTGTAGTGCAGAGGTTTGCAAATGGCAACATAGCGATCATAGGACATGGCAGCCAGAAGATAAAATTCAGTCACCCccaagaagatgaaaaaaaaaaaacaattgaatcaAGCAGCCCACGTAAGAAATGGTTTTATCCTTGGTTATGATGCTGACCAAAAATCTTGGAATACATACAGTTGTAAATAAGATTTCTAGGAATGAAAAATTCCTCAGGAAGAAATACATTGGAGTCCAAAGGCGAGAATCCAGCAAAGTGAGAGTAATGATAGTTATGTTTCCACTCATGCTTAACAAGTAggtcagaaacaaaaaaatgaaaattaaaacaaggaACAGTGGGTCATCTGTCAGCCCTAGCAGGATGAACTCGGTGAGTGTTGTATAATTATTCATTGATATCTTCTGAGTTCTGTCAATGcttcagaagaaaagagaacaaaaatcaGAATGAGCAAATAATAACTTTTACCTCCACAGATTTATATATTAAGATGAAAGTATGAgttcagatctatggagaattACCTGCATCATCCCTCTCCTCCACTGCTACTCAATGCACCATTgaacaaaactgaaataaatCTCTCAACTATGATGATCAGTGTACCATAAAATTTTTACCTAATTTCAACCAGACCGTCATTATATAAAACAATTGTCCTCTTTCCCTAATTGGGTCTCTATCTCACTCTCCAAAATGGATGGTAtcatggatagagagctggacctAAAGTCAGTACACTTCAAGTTTAAATATAAACTTAATGGCTgttgatcctgggtaagtcacttaacctctgtctgcctgtTTGTCTTCAGGCTGTGCAATAACTGTACTTGCTCACCTAGAAAATTGGGTTAATGATAGTATCTACCTCCAAAGGTGGTTGTAAggaacaaaatagat comes from Sarcophilus harrisii chromosome 5, mSarHar1.11, whole genome shotgun sequence and encodes:
- the LOC100922496 gene encoding LOW QUALITY PROTEIN: olfactory receptor 6C75-like (The sequence of the model RefSeq protein was modified relative to this genomic sequence to represent the inferred CDS: deleted 1 base in 1 codon); amino-acid sequence: MNNYTTLTEFILLGLTDDPLFLVLIFIFLFLTYLLSMSGNITIITLTLLDSRLWTPMYFFLRNFSFLEILFTTVCIPRFLVSIITKDKTISYVGCLIQLFFFFIFLGVTEFYLLAAMSYDRYVAICKPLHYTTIMSNRVCYQLVLSSWITSFLIIFPPLIMGLKLEFCASNVIDHFICDSSPILQISCSDTHFLELMPFTLAVVTLMVTLVLVILSYTYIIRTILKFPSAQQRKKAFSTCSSHMIVVSISYGSCILMYIKPSANERVALSKGIAVLNTSVVPLLNPFIYTRRNQQVKQAFKDMIQKIMFAIKNYKGIR